The Syntrophorhabdaceae bacterium sequence TGTAAAAACAGAGGGTTTTTTACTTATGAAGTAGACATAGAACCTATTGTTGAGATACCAAGAGAGAATGAATTTGGAGACTATTCAACAAATATAGCCTTTATTCTCGCCCCAAAGGTCAAAAAAAGTCCTCTTGATATTGCAAAAACCCTTGTAGAGCATATAGATGATAAAGCCTTTCTGGAAAAGACAGAAGTAGCTGGAAGGGGGTTTATTAATTTCTATATAAAAGATGCTGTTTGGAGGTCAGGGCTTAAAGAGCTTTTAGAGGAAGGTATTGATGCTTATATGCCTGATCTGGGCAAGGGCAGAAAGGTTCTAATAGAATTTGTAAGTGCAAACCCTACAGGTCCACTGCATATAGGCCATGGCAGGGGTGCAGTTGTAGGTGATGTCCTTGCAAATATACTGAAGGCAGTAAAGTATCATGTCGTCAGGGAGTATTATATAAATGATGCAGGGAGACAGATAGCAACCCTCGGTGAGTCCACATACCTTCGTTTGAAGGAGCTAAAAGGAGAAAAGATAGATTTTCCTGACGGATTCTATAAGGGAGAATATATAAGAGACATTGCCTCAAACGTATTAAATGAGGGGATTGCCCTTCCTGAAGAAAAGGATAAGGCTGTAAGATTTTTGTCTGAATTTTCAAGTAATATTGTCCTCAATGGTATAAAAAAGGACCTTGATGATTTTGGCGTTGTATTCGATAGTTTTTTCAGGGAATCAAGGCTTTATGAGTCAGGTATGGTGGATAATATTATTGAGGCTTTAAAATCTAAAGATATGGCATATGAAAAGGATGGGGCATTATGGTTCAGAACAAGCAATTTTGTAAAGGATGAGGATAGAGTCCTTATAAAATCTGATGGCGAAAAGACATATTTTGCCTCTGATATTGCATATCACAAGAACAAACTCGAAAGAGGCTATGATATGTTGATAGATATATGGGGATCAGATCATCATGGCTATATACCCAGGCTCAAGGCATCAATGGAGGCATTGGGGGAAGACAAAGAGAGGCTGAGGGTCATCCTTATACAGTTTGTAACACTGCTAAAAGATGGAAAGCCTATCGGTATGTCCACAAGGGCAGGCCAATTCACCACATTAAAAGAGGTCCTTGATGAGGTTGGCAGGGATGCGGCAAGGTTCTTCTTTCTCATGAGAAAAAGCGATGCCCATCTCGAATTTGACCTTGATCTGGCAAAGAAGACCTCAAATGAAAATCCTGTATATTATGTTCAATATGCCAATGCAAGGATAGAAAGCATCTTCAGGAATGCCAGGGAACAGAATATATGGATTAATGATATAAAAACAAAGCCTGCAAATAACGTCACCAAGGATATAATGATTGACCTTTTAGTCTTGAAAGAAGAAATAGATCTTATAAAAGGTATTATCCATTTCTATGATGTTATTGAAGGCAGCGCAAGAAGCCTTGAACCACACAGGCTGACCTTTTATCTTATAGAGCTTGTGGGTAGGTTTCATAGTTATTATAATAAGGCAAGGATACTCACTGAAAATAGGGATTTAACATTGGCAAGGCTTTTGCTTCTTTATGTATTGCAGAGTGTTATAAAGTATGGCCTTGGCATTCTTGGTGTTTCCGCGCCTGATAAAATGTAAAAGAGGATACTGGATTTTCTGGAGAAAACATGAAGAACAAAAAGAGTAAAACAAGGGAATACATAGAGTCACTAATCATTGCGGCAATAATAGCCTTTTTTGTAAGAAGTTTTTTTATCCAAGCATTCAAGATACCATCGAGCTCCATGGAACCCACACTCCTTATAGGAGACCACCTTCTTGTAAATAGATTGAGCTATGTAATGAAGGTCCCTTTGACAGATATAGTATTTTTAACCCTTGGGGAACCTCAGAGGGGCGATGTTATAGTATTCAGATACCCTGTGGATAAGGATAAGGATTTCATAAAAAGGGTTATAGCAAAGGCAGGGGATACTGTGGAGATAAAAGATAAGCAGGTTTATGTAAACGGAAAAAAGATAGACGATAAATGGGCGTATTTTTCCGATAATACAGTAATGCCAGGTAATGTATCACCAAAGGATAATTTAGGGCCTATTGTCGTCCCTAAAAACTCTTTTTTTGTAATGGGTGATAATAGAGACAGGAGCCTTGACAGCAGATTTTGGGGCTTTGTGGAGAAGGAGCATCTTGTAGGTAGAGCCCTTATACTTTATTTCTCATGGAATAATAAACCAAAAGGTATTTTTGATTATGTAAGATGGAATAGGATAGGTAGGTTAATCCGATGAAAATTGGAACAGGTAGTTATTCCAATATGAATAGACCTTTTAAAATCCATATGTTATTATTAGTCTTTATGAAGAATCTTTTTTTGTTTTTGACCATTCTAATAATATTGCCTTCCACGATTTTCGGTTGCAGTAGCAATTCATCAATGTTTCTTTTCCTGAAAGGATATAGAAGTGATGTCCAGGGCAGGCACGATGATGCAATAAAATATTATAAGTCTGCCATTGAAAAAGACCCTAATTCTTCTGAGTTAAGGGCAGAACTGGCGCTATCTTATATCAAGACAGGTAGGCTGAATGAGGCAGAAAGCGTATTAAATGAGGCAATAAAAATAAACACCAAAAATACAGATGCCATTAAACTTCTTGCCGGTATATATTCTGCAAAGGGCTTACATGATAAGGCAAAAGAACTTTATGAGAGGTGCATTGAAATAAAAGAGGATGATACAGATGCATATCTCCATCTCGGTGCTGTATATATGGTTGAGAAGAGATACAAGGAAGCAATAGGGGTATACGAGAAGATACTGACATTTGAGCCTGACAATATAATTGCCATTTACTATTTAGGCAGGCTCAATGCAGAACTTAAGGAATATAACAGATCTAAAGAATATTATCTGAAAGCAATCCAGCTAAAGCCAAACTTTGAGCCAGCACACCTTGAAATGGGAATAGTTTATGAGATAGAGGGTAACAACAAAAAGGCCCTGGAGTATTACAACAATGTAATCCTAATAAACCCCATGAATAAAAAGGCAAGGTCAAGGGCAGCAAACATATTTATAAAACAGAGGGATTACGATAGGGCAATCAATGAATTTGAAAAACTCTCTGATCTGGACAGGGAAGACCTGTCAATTAGGATGAAAATAGGCCTTTTACACCTTGAAAAAGGCAGATACGATGAAGCCATAAGGGAGTTCAATCTAATACTGGCATCTAAACCCAATGAAAACAATATAAGGTTATATCTGGCAATAGCCCTGAAGGAAAAGGGTGACATAAAAAAGGCAATAGAAGAGTTTTCAAAGATAGACCCTTCAGCAGAGGAGTTTATAAATGCATTAAGAAATATTACATTTTTGTTCATTAAATCCAACATGATAGATGAAGGGATAAACATTATAAAAAATTTTATAAATCTAAAGAAGGACAATATTGAGGCATATCTAATGCTTTCTGCCCTTTATGAGGAAAAAAAGGATTATAGAAAAGGTATTGAAGTCCTTGAAGAGGCAAAGAAATATGACGCCAAGAATGTAGAGATATTATACCAGATAGGTGTGTTATATGAAAAATCAGGTAATTCAGAAAAGGCAATAGATGCCATGGAAGAGGTATTAAAGGTCGATCCTGAGCATGCAAACGCCTTAAACTTTATTGGTTATACATGGGCAGATAAGGGTATGAACCTTGAGAGGGCAGAGGAGATGATAAGAAAGGCACTTTCCAAAAAGCCTGACGACGGTTATATCCTTGATAGCATGGGATGGGTTTATTTTAAAAAGAATGATTATAAAAAAGCACTTGAATATATTCAGAAGGCCAGTGAAAAACTTCCCGATGACCCCACCATAACCGAGCATTTAGGAGATATATATAGTGCACTGGGCGATAAAGAAAAGGCTCAACAGTTCTATGAAATGGCCATAAAACTTGAAAAGGACGAGATTAAAAAGAAATCCATAGAAAAGAAGTTAGAGGGACTCAAAGGGTCTGATAGATGAAAAAGATTGTCGTTGTGTTTTTCATTGCGTCTATAGTTTTTTCCTGTGCGCTGTTACCTAAAAAAACTGCAAGGATACACTGGCCTCAAAAAATCGATTATATCGAGGCATTGTGCGAGATAGATATGAACTGGAAGGATATGAGATATTCAGGTTCCATGAGCTTGATAATGGAGTATCCTGATAGAATATCTATAGAGGTCTATAGCCCTTTAGGCGATACGATTTTTTTTCTCAATAAATATAAAGACTATTTCCTCCTTTTGACAGGAGATGAAAGATTTACAAAGGAAAAGGGTTTTGAAGATAAGTTCAATATAAAGATTATTGATTTTATAAATGATATTGCCATGAGAGATTTTAAAGATACTTCCCAAGAAAAGATTGAGCTTGTAAGGGATAAACACAGGGTTATATATGAACTTGGCAGTGATAAAAATACTATATGCTGGAAGGGTGATGAAGGAAGTATTTGTGTAAGATTCATTGAAGCAAGTTTTAAAAAAGCGAGTATAGAAAAGATTGGGAAAGATAATAGCAGGGAAGATTGAAGGATATAATTTTTACAGCATAAGAGAAGTTTTAGAAAAAGGTTTTAATAGTTTAGAGTTTCACCCGTTTAAAAAAAAGGTTTTATTAAAACCGAATCTTTTAAAGGCAAGCCCACCTGAGAATGCAGTAACCACCCATCCATGCATAGTGGATGCCCTGTCAAGTATACTCAGAGACTATTCATGCGAAATTTACATAGGTGACAGTCCTGGATATGAATCAACAGCCAAGGTATTGAAAAGGTCTGGTTATACAGATGTTATTGCCAGATATAATATAAAAATATCATCGTTTAATAAAAAGATATTCAAGAGGATCAATGGCATATCACCATATAAGGAATTTATAATGGGTGAAGACCCGAATGATTATGAAATCATCATCAATCTACCAAAGCTAAAATCCCATACCATGATGGGCCTCACATTGGGGGTTAAAAATACCTTTGGTTTTATCCATAGCCTCCATAAGGCAAAATGGCACCTGAGGGCAGGAAAAAGCAGAGAGATATTTGCCAGAACCCTTATAGACATCCACAGGATAGTAAATCCATCTATTACAATACTGGATGGCATAATTGGTATGGACGGAGACGGTCCATCCAATGGAAGACCGAGGGATTTTGATTTGATATGCATCTCTAAAGATGCCTTTATCCTTGACCATTACATAGAGAGGTTGATAGGTTTACGCCATAGACTTCCTGTGACTGAGGAGGCATTAAAGCATTCCATTATAGATGAATATGAGGTGGAGGAATATGGACATATATTGATCAGAGATTTTATCATGCCTGGGACCATGATGGATACTGATTGGGCAATCCCGGGGAGGATAAAAGGACTGTTAAGGGGTTTTTTTATAAAAAAACCCAGGCTAAAAAAGGATATATGCCAGGGCTGTGGCCTGTGCAGGGATATATGTCCTGCAAAAGCCATAAGGTTTAACAACGAGACCCCTTTTTTTGATTATAAAAGCTGTATTAGATGTTACTGCTGCCAGGAGATGTGCCCTAAAGGGGCGATAAAGGTTTAGTCACTTCAAGGTTATTTCATTAAAGCTATTTCCGTCAAAAAAATAACAGGTCTCTATACGTAAGTTTTCAAGATGTTTAATTAAATCCAGATTTTTAATTTTTATACAGACCCCGCAATCAGAACTGAGGTTTCGGGGCACAGGAACAAGCTCATAATCTATTTTGTCTTTCTTTAGTTTTTTTTCTGCCTTTAAAACATCATGTATGGCAGGAAAGAGGAGAAAAAAGATTTTTTCTTCAGACATTTTTCACCTATTTTATCAAATTTTATCAAATAAAATAAACATAAAAATTTTGAAGGTTTATTTTAGAGGATTTTATGAGACAAATCAAAGCAAATAATAAAACTTCACAAAAATCTTTTTAGATTTCATATTGACAATATATAAGCCTTTTGATACCCTAAAAAATAGAATTATTTCATAGTGAAAGGAAAGATTAATATAAAATATAACCCACTAATTTGGCTTTTTGTTTTGTGCTGCACCATTTCTTTTTATGGATGCGAAACAGATCAAATGGTCCTCAGGCTTGAAGACCCGCCAAAGTTTGTAGCCGAGACAAAGGTTGCTCCGCCTGTTCTGAAAGATGCCTCATGTGAAAAGCCTGAGCCTATTGTGGAAAAGAAAATTCCCAAGGCAGCACCACCTAAACCAGCATTAATCTTGATGGATATTTATTTTGCCTTTGATAAATATAATATAAGGCCTAAAGATGCCTCCATATTGAGGCAAAACTACCAGTGGTTCAAGGCAAACCCTGGAAAGAAGGTAAGGATTGAAGGCCATTGTGATGAAAGGGGGACTGTAGAATATAACCTTGCCCTGGGACAGAAAAGGGCTGATTCTGCAAAGGCATTTCTTGTAAATCTTGGAGTTGACCCTAACCTAATCGAGACAGTTAGTTATGGCAAGGAGAGACCATTTGACCCAAGACACAATCAAGAGGCATGGGCAAAAAACAGGAGGGCTCATTTTGTCCAAATCCAAGATGAGGATCAAGTAAAGGATGATTCACGATAAAAAGGTAGTCGTTGTCATGCCTGCATATAATGCAGAACAGACCCTTGAACAGACTTTTAGAGAAGTTCCTCCTGGTTTTATAGATGAGATTGTCCTTGTGGATGATGCCAGCCGAGACAACACAGCAGAATTGTCCAGAAGGCTTGGTCTAAAGACGGTTGTCCACCCAAAAAATCTTGGTTATGGAGGCAATCAGAAGACCTGCTACAAAGAGGCATTAAAATTAGGTGCAGATGTGGTGATAATGCTTCATCCTGACTATCAGTATACACCCAAGCTGCTTATTGCCATGGCATCTCTTGTTGCCATAGGATTATACGATATTGTCCTTGGTTCACGTATTCTTGGAGGAGGGGCTTTAAAAGGGGGCATGCCTCTTTATAAATATATATCCAACAGGATCCTTACCCTGATACAGAATATAATGTTGGGTGCAAAACTTTCAGAGTATCACACAGGTTATAGGGCATTTTCAAGAAGGGTTTTGATGGAATTACCCCTTGAAGAAAACTCGAATGATTTCATCTTCGATAACCAGATGCTTGCACAGGCTCTCATGTGTGGTTATTCCATAGGAGAAATATCATGTCCAACCAAATATTTTAAAGAGGCATCATCAATAAACCTTATGAGAAGTATCGTCTATGGTCTTGGTGTATTAAAGACCTCGGTCCAATTTGTCCTCCATAAACATGGCATAAAAAGATATAGAATATTTTCCACTGAATCCAGAAGATTGGAATTAGGATAAGATCATTTTAAATTAATCAGTAGTAGGCTTTGCAATATTTTTTAGATATGATTTTATATAATCCAAAGTTGCAGCTGAAAGGCATATTAAGAGTATATCAAACGGTAGCCTATAACGTATCCTTGGCAGGAATAGGGCATTGGAAAATGCACTCATAATATAAAAAATTATAAAGAGGATTTCTATATTCTTGAGGGGATACCTTTTTATAAAGAGCACACGTAACATCGCCAACAATAGTATAGGATAATATGTAAAAAACATGACGATATCACGTAATTTTGACTGCTCTATCTTTGTGGCGAGTTCATTTCTATAATTGAAATAATTGAAGAATTTGAGTAGATATAACTTGATGAAGTCTTTTGGATTATTTTTAATCCACTCAAATGCCTTTTTCTTATAGTATCTATCAGCATCCACCTCATCAAGATCAAGGCGTTTTATCTCGTTATCATATTTGGATAGGTCAATACCTTCCCCTGTATTGGGTCTTGCATTTTCTGAATTGCCGAGGATAAACGTTTTGCCTGCGTTATTTGATAGAAGCACAAATCTGTGAAATACTATATAGTTTCTTATAGCCCATGGTGTAAGGATTATCGCGATGCCTATAATAAAAGCCATTATGTATTTGAATGAAAACCGACCTTTTAAAATATAGTGGGTGATTATCATAACAGGCAGAACCATAATAAAGCTCGGGCTTATTAAGATAAGCATACCGTAGAGTCCGCCTGTAAAGATGGCATTAAAGGATTTTGGTGCTGAATTGTCTGCGATATAGATGATAAATACAAAAATTGTTGCTGCTATTATCTGAGGATATATTGTGCTTGCTGTGAAGAATAAGACAGGATAACAAAAAATTATTACTGGTACCCATCTTGCCCCAAAAGAAAAATCATGTTTTTTTAATATATGGTAGATTAAAAAGATACAAAGGCACAGGGATAAAAAATTGAGCATTCTCAGTGTCAATATGCCTCCACCAAGGGCAATAACTGATGCAATGATAATAGTATAGCCTGGAGGGTGAAATGCTGTAGGGTATATTGCATTGATATCATAGGAATATATCTTATGTTTTATAAGATTATTTGCCATTCTTAAGTAGTGACCTTCATCCTGAAAACGCAGTTGTTCGCCCAGGACAAGGGAATAAATGAAGCCAGCTAAGGCAATCAAAGATAATACAATGAAAAGGACAGATTTTTCTGAAGTAATTAAATATGTTTTGATATTTGTTATTTTCAATCTTTTTATTTTTTAATAATTATCTCTTGATTGAGTTTTGCGCCAGGGTAATATATTTTGCCATTTGCCATAATAGAGCCTGTAAAGATGGTGGTATCAGAAAATATAGCTGTTGTTATGTCAGAATTAAAGAAATTTACATTTGTCATATCTGCACTTGTAAAGTCTGTGCAACGTAATATTGCATCTTCAAGATTTGAACCATTTATACTTGAATTTGAAAGGTTTGCGTAGGTTAGATCTGCCCTTGTCATATCAACGCCGTGGATAAGGGATCCGCTCATGTTTGAATGATAGAGGTCTGTCCTGAATAGCTTTGAATCACTGATATTTACGCCGGTTAGGTCAGAATGGATGATTTTTGCGCCACCAAAATTAGCCCCTCTTATAATAGCCTTGTTGAGATTAGTCTTTACCAGCGTTGCACGGGAGAGGTCAGCGCCTGAAAGTATGGCGCGGGACATATTTGCCTCTGACAGATCTGCCCTTGAAAGGTTTGCATTAAATAGTTGTGCACCCACAAGATTAGCGCCCTTTAGATTTGTATTAGAGAGATTGGCGTCTGTAAGAATTGCATTATATAGATTAGCCCCTGAGAGATTAGCCCCTGAGAGATTAGCCCCGGTAAGATTGGCGCCATGGAGGTTCGCTTTCTCAAGACAACCCATCTCGATATTGGAATAATACAATTCTGCTTTAGCGAAATCTATATCTGTTAGATTTGCCCTTGATATGTCCGCTGCAGTCAAGTCCTTTGAGGTCATATCAAGACGGGTAAGGTCGCAATACTGACAGGCATTTGTTGTCATAAGTTTTAAAAAATCATCCTTATTGAAGGCATTAGATATACCAGAAAAAGTTATAAATAAAGTTAAAAAAAATATTCCCGGCAATAACCATTTAATTTTAATAGGCATTATTTCACCCCCATGTTTTTAAATATTTAATTGTAATCAAAAACTGCAATAAATTTAAGTAGATCGTGTTCATACTTTAATTTAATTTTATAGATAACTCGTAAATTGTCAATAAAAAAAAGATTTTTTATTAAATTTTTTTAATTTTTTTCTTGACAAAGTGTATTTTCATTGTAAAATCTATATAGTTTGTGTAGAGGAGTGCCGTCTGTATATTTACACGCTTTTTACAAAAAATCAAGGGCGGTAGCCTCTTGCAACTACAAAATTTTAAAGGGGTTTTTGTTTCTATGAGAAAAGAGATTAAAAAAATCATTCTTCTGATGATTTTATTATCTCCTGCTTTATCGCTTATCATTATAAATGGTTGTTCCACACCTGCAACCAGCACAATTGCCAGAAAACATGATGGGGAGTTGGTTCAGTTAAAAGATATAAATGACCTTCCAGAAGGGGAAAAGACAAAGTTAAGACAGAACCTTGTAAAAGAGATAAGGGAAGGGCTAATGAAATACAGACTTTCTCCTGGTGATATGCTCGAGGTTATGTATC is a genomic window containing:
- the argS gene encoding arginine--tRNA ligase, which translates into the protein MIRKKIAELIKEACEVCKNRGFFTYEVDIEPIVEIPRENEFGDYSTNIAFILAPKVKKSPLDIAKTLVEHIDDKAFLEKTEVAGRGFINFYIKDAVWRSGLKELLEEGIDAYMPDLGKGRKVLIEFVSANPTGPLHIGHGRGAVVGDVLANILKAVKYHVVREYYINDAGRQIATLGESTYLRLKELKGEKIDFPDGFYKGEYIRDIASNVLNEGIALPEEKDKAVRFLSEFSSNIVLNGIKKDLDDFGVVFDSFFRESRLYESGMVDNIIEALKSKDMAYEKDGALWFRTSNFVKDEDRVLIKSDGEKTYFASDIAYHKNKLERGYDMLIDIWGSDHHGYIPRLKASMEALGEDKERLRVILIQFVTLLKDGKPIGMSTRAGQFTTLKEVLDEVGRDAARFFFLMRKSDAHLEFDLDLAKKTSNENPVYYVQYANARIESIFRNAREQNIWINDIKTKPANNVTKDIMIDLLVLKEEIDLIKGIIHFYDVIEGSARSLEPHRLTFYLIELVGRFHSYYNKARILTENRDLTLARLLLLYVLQSVIKYGLGILGVSAPDKM
- the lepB gene encoding signal peptidase I; the protein is MKNKKSKTREYIESLIIAAIIAFFVRSFFIQAFKIPSSSMEPTLLIGDHLLVNRLSYVMKVPLTDIVFLTLGEPQRGDVIVFRYPVDKDKDFIKRVIAKAGDTVEIKDKQVYVNGKKIDDKWAYFSDNTVMPGNVSPKDNLGPIVVPKNSFFVMGDNRDRSLDSRFWGFVEKEHLVGRALILYFSWNNKPKGIFDYVRWNRIGRLIR
- a CDS encoding tetratricopeptide repeat protein; the encoded protein is MTILIILPSTIFGCSSNSSMFLFLKGYRSDVQGRHDDAIKYYKSAIEKDPNSSELRAELALSYIKTGRLNEAESVLNEAIKINTKNTDAIKLLAGIYSAKGLHDKAKELYERCIEIKEDDTDAYLHLGAVYMVEKRYKEAIGVYEKILTFEPDNIIAIYYLGRLNAELKEYNRSKEYYLKAIQLKPNFEPAHLEMGIVYEIEGNNKKALEYYNNVILINPMNKKARSRAANIFIKQRDYDRAINEFEKLSDLDREDLSIRMKIGLLHLEKGRYDEAIREFNLILASKPNENNIRLYLAIALKEKGDIKKAIEEFSKIDPSAEEFINALRNITFLFIKSNMIDEGINIIKNFINLKKDNIEAYLMLSALYEEKKDYRKGIEVLEEAKKYDAKNVEILYQIGVLYEKSGNSEKAIDAMEEVLKVDPEHANALNFIGYTWADKGMNLERAEEMIRKALSKKPDDGYILDSMGWVYFKKNDYKKALEYIQKASEKLPDDPTITEHLGDIYSALGDKEKAQQFYEMAIKLEKDEIKKKSIEKKLEGLKGSDR
- a CDS encoding DUF362 domain-containing protein: MGKIIAGKIEGYNFYSIREVLEKGFNSLEFHPFKKKVLLKPNLLKASPPENAVTTHPCIVDALSSILRDYSCEIYIGDSPGYESTAKVLKRSGYTDVIARYNIKISSFNKKIFKRINGISPYKEFIMGEDPNDYEIIINLPKLKSHTMMGLTLGVKNTFGFIHSLHKAKWHLRAGKSREIFARTLIDIHRIVNPSITILDGIIGMDGDGPSNGRPRDFDLICISKDAFILDHYIERLIGLRHRLPVTEEALKHSIIDEYEVEEYGHILIRDFIMPGTMMDTDWAIPGRIKGLLRGFFIKKPRLKKDICQGCGLCRDICPAKAIRFNNETPFFDYKSCIRCYCCQEMCPKGAIKV
- a CDS encoding DUF3343 domain-containing protein, whose amino-acid sequence is MSEEKIFFLLFPAIHDVLKAEKKLKKDKIDYELVPVPRNLSSDCGVCIKIKNLDLIKHLENLRIETCYFFDGNSFNEITLK
- the pal gene encoding peptidoglycan-associated lipoprotein Pal — translated: MVLRLEDPPKFVAETKVAPPVLKDASCEKPEPIVEKKIPKAAPPKPALILMDIYFAFDKYNIRPKDASILRQNYQWFKANPGKKVRIEGHCDERGTVEYNLALGQKRADSAKAFLVNLGVDPNLIETVSYGKERPFDPRHNQEAWAKNRRAHFVQIQDEDQVKDDSR
- a CDS encoding glycosyltransferase family 2 protein produces the protein MIHDKKVVVVMPAYNAEQTLEQTFREVPPGFIDEIVLVDDASRDNTAELSRRLGLKTVVHPKNLGYGGNQKTCYKEALKLGADVVIMLHPDYQYTPKLLIAMASLVAIGLYDIVLGSRILGGGALKGGMPLYKYISNRILTLIQNIMLGAKLSEYHTGYRAFSRRVLMELPLEENSNDFIFDNQMLAQALMCGYSIGEISCPTKYFKEASSINLMRSIVYGLGVLKTSVQFVLHKHGIKRYRIFSTESRRLELG
- a CDS encoding pentapeptide repeat-containing protein, with the protein product MPIKIKWLLPGIFFLTLFITFSGISNAFNKDDFLKLMTTNACQYCDLTRLDMTSKDLTAADISRANLTDIDFAKAELYYSNIEMGCLEKANLHGANLTGANLSGANLSGANLYNAILTDANLSNTNLKGANLVGAQLFNANLSRADLSEANMSRAILSGADLSRATLVKTNLNKAIIRGANFGGAKIIHSDLTGVNISDSKLFRTDLYHSNMSGSLIHGVDMTRADLTYANLSNSSINGSNLEDAILRCTDFTSADMTNVNFFNSDITTAIFSDTTIFTGSIMANGKIYYPGAKLNQEIIIKK